In Dehalococcoidia bacterium, one genomic interval encodes:
- a CDS encoding chloramphenicol phosphotransferase, translating into MVADEGQPGQIVILNGVPRSGKTSIARVIQDTFEGAWMNIGVDAFSRHVTPREFQPGIGLRPGETGHAAEPMVPVFYAAMYASIAAHSRLGLNVVTDVGHHDSYGDDVIGACARLLAGLPVLFVGVRCPIEAIMERRNMGEGPYVKGSAGDPVPAPVLRWQDAVHAHSVYDLEVDTSVMSAQECAEVIRGRLRDGAPGTAFAEIAKR; encoded by the coding sequence ATTGTGGCAGATGAAGGACAGCCGGGGCAGATTGTGATCCTGAATGGTGTGCCGCGGTCGGGGAAGACGAGCATTGCGCGGGTGATCCAGGATACGTTCGAGGGTGCGTGGATGAACATTGGCGTCGATGCATTCTCGCGTCACGTGACGCCGCGGGAGTTTCAGCCGGGGATCGGGCTGCGTCCGGGCGAGACGGGGCATGCGGCGGAACCGATGGTGCCGGTGTTCTACGCGGCGATGTATGCGTCGATCGCGGCGCATAGCAGGCTCGGGCTGAACGTCGTTACGGACGTCGGGCACCACGATTCGTACGGCGACGACGTGATCGGCGCGTGCGCGCGGCTGCTCGCGGGTTTGCCAGTGCTGTTCGTCGGCGTGCGTTGTCCGATCGAGGCGATCATGGAGCGTCGGAACATGGGCGAAGGCCCGTACGTGAAAGGCAGCGCCGGGGATCCGGTGCCGGCGCCCGTGCTGCGATGGCAGGACGCGGTACACGCGCACAGCGTCTACGACCTGGAAGTCGACACGTCGGTCATGAGCGCGCAGGAGTGCGCGGAGGTGATCCGGGGGCGGCTGCGCGATGGCGCACCCGGGACGGCGTTCGCGGAGATCGCGAAGCGATAG
- the pdxS gene encoding pyridoxal 5'-phosphate synthase lyase subunit PdxS, translated as MVATNDRVNGSATTGTWAVKKGLAQMLKGGVIMDVVTADQAKIAEEAGACAVMALERVPSDIRADGGVARMSDPDIITAIVEAVTIPVMAKARIGHFVEAQVLEALGVDYIDESEVLTPADEANHVDKHGFKVPFVCGCRDLGEALRRISEGAAMIRTKGEAGTGNVVEAVRHMRQLWSDIRRIQSMREDELFAEAKNLGAPHELVKEVAALGKLPVVNFAAGGIATPADAALMMHLGAEGVFVGSGIFKSEDPEKMAKAIVKATTHYQDPAIIAEVSRGTGVPMRGLEIGTIPEHEILAKRGW; from the coding sequence ATGGTTGCAACGAACGATCGCGTCAACGGCAGCGCCACCACAGGCACGTGGGCGGTCAAGAAGGGCCTGGCACAGATGCTGAAGGGCGGCGTCATCATGGACGTCGTGACGGCGGACCAGGCGAAGATCGCCGAGGAAGCGGGCGCCTGCGCCGTGATGGCGCTGGAGCGCGTGCCATCGGACATTCGGGCGGACGGCGGCGTCGCGCGGATGTCGGACCCGGACATCATCACGGCGATCGTCGAGGCGGTGACGATCCCGGTGATGGCGAAGGCGCGCATCGGGCACTTCGTGGAGGCGCAGGTGCTGGAGGCGCTGGGCGTCGACTACATCGACGAGTCGGAGGTGCTGACGCCGGCCGATGAGGCGAACCACGTCGACAAGCACGGCTTCAAGGTGCCGTTCGTCTGCGGCTGCCGGGACCTCGGCGAGGCACTGCGTCGCATCTCCGAGGGCGCGGCGATGATCCGCACGAAGGGCGAGGCGGGCACGGGCAACGTCGTCGAGGCGGTGCGGCACATGAGGCAACTCTGGTCGGACATCCGCCGCATCCAGTCGATGCGCGAAGACGAGTTGTTCGCGGAGGCGAAGAACCTGGGCGCGCCGCACGAACTGGTGAAGGAAGTGGCTGCGCTGGGCAAGCTGCCGGTCGTGAACTTCGCGGCGGGCGGGATCGCGACGCCGGCGGACGCGGCGCTGATGATGCACCTGGGGGCCGAGGGCGTATTCGTTGGGTCGGGCATCTTCAAGTCGGAGGACCCGGAGAAGATGGCGAAGGCGATCGTGAAGGCGACGACGCATTACCAGGACCCGGCGATCATCGCGGAGGTGTCGCGGGGGACGGGGGTGCCGATGCGGGGGTTGGAGATCGGGACGATCCCGGAGCACGAGATCCTGGCGAAGCGCGGCTGGTAG
- the pdxT gene encoding pyridoxal 5'-phosphate synthase glutaminase subunit PdxT, with product MEKPVVGVLALQGDFAEHIAMLEKLGLEAVEVRLPSQLASLDALIIPGGESTTITRLLDIYEMREPIKRLGRQGLPIWGTCAGAIVLAKHATDLDRPNLELMDIDVRRNAFGRQVDSFEAELAVAGLGDRPFHAVFIRAPSIDRAGPAVEPLATLDDGIIVAAREGRLLATVFHPELTHDDRFHRLLAELAEAHRRERSAPK from the coding sequence ATGGAGAAGCCAGTCGTCGGCGTCCTCGCCCTGCAGGGCGACTTCGCCGAGCACATCGCCATGCTGGAGAAGCTCGGCCTCGAAGCTGTCGAGGTGCGGCTGCCGTCCCAGCTCGCATCGCTCGATGCGCTGATCATCCCGGGCGGCGAAAGCACGACGATCACGCGCCTCCTGGACATCTACGAGATGCGCGAGCCGATCAAGCGCCTCGGGCGGCAGGGACTGCCGATCTGGGGCACCTGCGCCGGCGCCATCGTCCTGGCGAAGCATGCCACCGACCTCGATCGCCCCAACCTGGAACTCATGGACATCGACGTGCGGCGCAACGCCTTTGGCCGCCAGGTCGACAGCTTCGAGGCGGAGCTTGCGGTCGCGGGACTCGGCGATCGGCCGTTCCACGCTGTCTTCATCCGCGCGCCCAGCATCGACCGTGCGGGGCCGGCCGTCGAGCCGCTCGCCACACTCGATGACGGCATCATCGTCGCCGCCCGGGAGGGGCGCCTGCTGGCAACCGTCTTTCACCCGGAGCTGACCCATGACGATCGATTCCACCGGCTGCTGGCCGAACTGGCGGAGGCGCACCGTCGCGAACGCAGCGCCCCGAAGTAG
- a CDS encoding R3H domain-containing nucleic acid-binding protein, which produces MTNNLQRVITDDLDLLLDALPPHICGPLKLRDDNFELLEIVMDLGRRPEARYPGREVMLSDAEVTPEDIDYAVSRIGEFGDDNRAGIERTLHRISCIRNRRGRIVGLTCRVGRAVYGTIHVIEDLIKTGKSTLMLGRPGVGKTTMLREVARVLADDLNKRVVIVDTSNEIAGDGDIPHPAIGTSRRMQVPTPALQHAVMIEAVENHMPEVIVIDEIGTELEAAAARTIAERGVQLVATAHGNELENLILNPTLADLIGGIQSVTLGDEEARRRGTQKSILERKAPPTFDVVVEIQSWDRVAVHGDVAETIDSLLRGYKIPAEVRELDEDGDVRVLAAPRSIQSLGGGQPAERRGIRERRPTPFRERVPEEVVAQDAAVRRVYPFGISRKRLEQAVRETAARVAIADELGDADSVMTLRTYFRRKPQALRDAESRGIPIYVLKTNTVVQMEQSLLSMAERGSGGDVSTAMQETEDAITGVLNGESGAVELTPQNAYIRRLQHQMAQQYNLTSRSEGREPYRRVMIGRDEVRY; this is translated from the coding sequence ATGACGAACAACTTGCAACGCGTGATCACCGACGACCTCGATCTGCTGCTCGATGCGCTGCCGCCGCACATCTGCGGCCCGCTGAAGCTGCGCGACGACAACTTCGAGTTGCTCGAGATCGTGATGGACCTGGGCCGCCGCCCCGAAGCGCGCTATCCCGGCCGCGAAGTGATGCTCTCCGACGCGGAAGTGACGCCCGAAGACATCGATTACGCGGTCTCGCGCATTGGCGAGTTCGGCGATGACAACCGCGCCGGAATCGAACGCACGCTGCACCGCATCTCGTGCATCCGCAACCGGCGCGGCCGGATCGTGGGATTGACGTGTCGCGTTGGCCGAGCGGTCTACGGCACGATCCACGTCATCGAGGACCTGATCAAGACGGGGAAGAGCACGCTGATGCTCGGCCGTCCGGGCGTCGGCAAGACGACGATGCTGCGCGAAGTCGCGCGCGTGCTCGCCGACGACTTGAACAAGCGCGTCGTCATCGTCGACACATCGAACGAGATCGCCGGTGACGGCGACATCCCCCACCCCGCTATCGGCACGTCGCGACGCATGCAGGTGCCGACGCCGGCGTTGCAGCACGCTGTGATGATCGAGGCGGTCGAGAACCACATGCCCGAGGTCATCGTCATCGACGAGATCGGTACGGAACTCGAGGCTGCAGCGGCGCGCACCATCGCCGAGCGCGGCGTGCAGCTCGTGGCGACCGCGCATGGCAACGAACTCGAAAACCTGATCCTGAACCCGACGCTCGCTGACCTCATCGGCGGCATCCAGTCCGTGACGCTCGGCGACGAAGAAGCGCGCCGTCGCGGTACGCAGAAATCGATCCTCGAGCGCAAGGCGCCGCCCACGTTCGACGTCGTCGTCGAAATCCAGAGCTGGGACCGCGTGGCCGTACACGGCGACGTAGCGGAGACGATCGACTCGCTCCTGCGCGGCTACAAGATTCCCGCCGAAGTGCGCGAACTCGATGAGGACGGCGATGTCCGCGTGCTAGCAGCGCCGCGCTCGATCCAGTCGCTTGGCGGCGGACAGCCTGCGGAGCGTCGTGGTATCCGCGAACGCCGCCCGACGCCGTTCCGCGAGCGTGTACCAGAGGAAGTGGTGGCACAAGATGCGGCCGTGCGGCGCGTCTACCCGTTCGGCATCTCCCGCAAGCGCCTGGAGCAGGCTGTCCGCGAGACGGCGGCCCGCGTCGCGATCGCGGACGAACTGGGCGATGCCGACAGCGTCATGACGCTCCGCACGTACTTCCGGCGAAAGCCGCAGGCGCTCCGCGACGCGGAGTCTCGCGGCATCCCCATTTACGTCCTGAAGACCAACACGGTCGTGCAGATGGAGCAGAGCCTGCTCTCGATGGCGGAGCGGGGCAGTGGCGGCGACGTGTCAACGGCGATGCAGGAAACGGAAGATGCGATCACCGGCGTCCTCAACGGCGAGTCCGGTGCCGTTGAGCTGACGCCGCAGAACGCCTACATTCGCCGTCTCCAGCACCAGATGGCGCAACAGTACAATCTCACGTCACGCAGCGAAGGCCGGGAACCGTATCGCCGCGTCATGATCGGCCGCGACGAGGTCCGCTACTAA
- a CDS encoding ScyD/ScyE family protein — protein MSLRFIVVGLAALATLTVFAGMASAQDGPPGPSAGTVLVSDLIAPRGMVVGPDGLIYVAEAGTGGDTEFVTPSGETVNNGFTGRISSIDPETGERTTLAEGLPSQRLEMGDQIGPADVAFIGSALYYLQTHGGEHYGFPDNPTGIYRVQSNGTVDLVADIGQFNIDNPVAAIGSGAQPDVEVGGNPYSMIVRDGQFYVSDGNHNRLLEVTTGGDVSEIVEFPDHPVSTGIAQTTSGPFLVGYLGRGPFLPDDGRVVSVSPAGTITEIARGVPMITDVEVGTGGQRYALSFADGFAPFTGSVQRINADGTMTTIVAGLTFATDMIFIGDTLYVTDDGLSALGPGELIAIENFSAVQPPAPAPTAAPTQGAPAPTPTVGTGVTAPDTGSGGYTDSSGGATTIVVAIALAVAAAAASGLAALAWKRR, from the coding sequence TTGAGTTTGAGATTCATCGTCGTAGGGTTGGCCGCGTTGGCCACGCTGACCGTGTTCGCCGGGATGGCATCCGCGCAGGATGGCCCACCCGGGCCGAGCGCCGGCACCGTGTTGGTAAGTGACTTGATCGCGCCACGAGGGATGGTGGTTGGGCCGGATGGCCTCATCTACGTCGCAGAAGCGGGCACTGGCGGCGACACGGAGTTCGTGACGCCCAGCGGAGAGACGGTCAACAACGGCTTCACGGGCCGCATCTCGTCGATCGATCCGGAGACGGGCGAGCGCACGACCCTCGCCGAAGGCCTTCCTTCGCAGCGCCTAGAAATGGGCGACCAGATAGGCCCGGCGGACGTCGCGTTCATCGGCAGCGCGCTCTACTACCTCCAGACGCACGGTGGTGAGCACTACGGATTCCCCGACAACCCGACGGGCATCTACCGCGTGCAAAGCAACGGCACCGTTGACCTTGTCGCCGATATCGGCCAGTTCAACATCGACAACCCCGTAGCCGCGATCGGCAGCGGCGCGCAACCCGATGTCGAGGTGGGCGGCAATCCGTACAGCATGATCGTCCGCGACGGCCAGTTCTACGTCTCGGACGGCAACCACAACCGCCTGTTGGAAGTGACTACTGGCGGTGACGTCTCGGAGATCGTCGAGTTCCCGGACCACCCCGTAAGCACCGGCATCGCCCAGACGACTAGCGGTCCCTTCCTCGTGGGTTACCTGGGCCGCGGTCCGTTCCTGCCGGACGACGGCAGGGTCGTGAGCGTTTCGCCGGCCGGCACGATCACCGAGATCGCGCGCGGCGTGCCGATGATCACCGACGTCGAGGTCGGTACGGGCGGTCAGCGCTACGCGCTGTCGTTCGCCGACGGATTCGCGCCGTTCACGGGCAGCGTGCAGCGCATCAACGCCGACGGCACCATGACGACCATCGTCGCCGGGCTCACGTTCGCGACCGACATGATCTTCATCGGCGACACGCTGTACGTCACCGACGACGGGCTGAGCGCGCTCGGCCCCGGCGAACTGATCGCCATCGAGAACTTCTCGGCGGTGCAGCCGCCCGCGCCGGCTCCGACCGCAGCACCCACGCAAGGCGCGCCCGCGCCAACGCCGACCGTGGGTACCGGCGTCACCGCTCCGGATACCGGCAGCGGCGGATACACGGACAGTAGCGGCGGCGCGACCACGATTGTCGTCGCGATCGCGCTCGCAGTAGCCGCCGCGGCGGCGAGCGGGTTGGCGGCGCTCGCATGGAAGCGGCGCTAG
- a CDS encoding ScyD/ScyE family protein: protein MKPQFILATAALLVAAAWLMAQSVSAQEEGPPPSAGTKIAEGLAGSQGAAIGPDGALYVTLSGTGGDTEVTPPDDFPPDEPVPTFGLTGTVARIDPATGEVTTAGSGLPSIGGEEGAGGAVDVAFMGSTMYVLTTGDADEFGQEEWPNGIYRVAGSDVELIANIGEFNRDNPVDFPDAGPGGNPFAIDVRGTEFYVTDGNHNRVLRATTAGAASIVTTFDNVVPTGLETGSSGPILMTQFGAFPQTAANSFVVSVALPTGNATNVASGFAQLIDVENGPGGTYALQFGSTDTSPDGDPFSGKILTLAGSTLTPLVTGFMLPTSLDFSGDTAYVTTLLGEVWQIEDFSTVEPPPAVQPTPVVPVEPGVAPTATPRTGVTAPDTGTGPGGGNHNVMLLVALAIGAIGMATGAVAVATRRA from the coding sequence GTGAAACCGCAGTTCATTCTGGCCACAGCCGCGCTGCTGGTCGCAGCAGCATGGCTGATGGCCCAATCCGTCTCGGCGCAGGAGGAAGGACCGCCGCCGAGCGCCGGCACGAAGATCGCCGAAGGACTGGCCGGCTCGCAGGGCGCGGCGATCGGGCCGGACGGCGCGCTGTACGTCACGCTGTCAGGGACCGGCGGCGACACCGAAGTGACGCCACCGGACGACTTTCCGCCGGATGAGCCGGTACCGACATTCGGCCTGACCGGCACCGTCGCGCGCATCGATCCCGCGACCGGCGAGGTGACGACTGCCGGCTCCGGGCTGCCATCGATCGGTGGCGAGGAAGGCGCCGGTGGAGCGGTCGACGTCGCGTTCATGGGCAGCACCATGTACGTGCTGACGACCGGCGACGCCGACGAGTTCGGGCAGGAAGAATGGCCCAACGGCATTTACCGGGTCGCGGGCTCCGACGTCGAACTGATCGCAAACATCGGCGAATTCAATCGCGATAATCCGGTCGACTTCCCGGACGCAGGACCGGGCGGCAATCCGTTCGCCATCGACGTCCGCGGCACCGAGTTCTACGTCACAGACGGTAACCACAACCGCGTGCTCCGGGCGACGACGGCCGGCGCGGCCAGCATCGTCACGACGTTCGATAACGTCGTGCCGACGGGCCTGGAGACCGGCTCGAGCGGGCCGATCCTCATGACCCAGTTCGGCGCGTTCCCGCAGACGGCCGCGAACAGTTTCGTGGTATCAGTCGCCCTGCCGACCGGCAACGCGACGAACGTCGCGAGTGGATTCGCGCAACTGATCGATGTTGAGAACGGGCCGGGCGGTACGTACGCACTTCAGTTCGGGAGCACGGACACCAGTCCTGACGGCGACCCGTTCAGCGGCAAGATCCTGACGCTCGCGGGCAGCACGCTGACGCCGCTCGTGACGGGCTTCATGTTGCCGACGTCACTGGACTTCAGCGGCGACACCGCCTACGTGACGACGCTGCTCGGGGAGGTCTGGCAGATCGAGGACTTCTCGACCGTCGAGCCGCCGCCGGCCGTCCAGCCGACACCCGTCGTTCCGGTCGAGCCCGGCGTGGCGCCTACGGCAACGCCTCGCACCGGCGTGACGGCGCCGGACACGGGCACGGGCCCTGGCGGTGGCAATCACAACGTCATGCTGCTCGTCGCCCTGGCGATCGGCGCGATTGGCATGGCAACGGGTGCGGTCGCCGTTGCGACCAGGCGCGCGTAA
- the groL gene encoding chaperonin GroEL (60 kDa chaperone family; promotes refolding of misfolded polypeptides especially under stressful conditions; forms two stacked rings of heptamers to form a barrel-shaped 14mer; ends can be capped by GroES; misfolded proteins enter the barrel where they are refolded when GroES binds), translating into MPKQLLFEEDARHALMRGIDALADAVKITLGPKGRNVVLDKKFGAPTITNDGVTIAKDIELDEPFENIGAQLAKEIASKTNDIAGDGTTTATVLGQAIVHEGLKNVAAGANPMALKRGIEAASQAVVAQLKKNAKPVTTREQSAQVASISAADATIGELIGEVMEKVGKDGVVTVEESKGITTEVEYVEGMAFDRGYISPYFVTNSEKMEAELDEPYILITDKKISAVTDILPMLERLLQVSKNLLIIADDVEGEALATLAVNKLRGTINVVAVKAPGFGDRRKDNLGDVAALTGATLISEELGRKLDAVQVEDLGRARRVIISKENTTIIEGRGKPKDGEARVKQIKAALETTTSDWDREKLQERLGKIAGSVAVIKVGAATEVELKEKKHRVEDALSATRAAVEEGIVSGGGVALINAQAALEKLDLTGDEATGARILRRALEEPLRRIATNAGKDGSVIVEQVKKLKLGEGYDASLDEFGNMMTKGIIDPLKVTRAALENAISIAGMVLTTNCLVTDLPEKNGAGMGAGAPPPMY; encoded by the coding sequence ATGCCCAAGCAGCTCCTTTTCGAAGAGGACGCGCGTCACGCCCTGATGCGCGGCATCGACGCGCTCGCCGATGCCGTCAAGATCACGCTCGGCCCCAAGGGCCGCAACGTCGTTCTCGACAAGAAGTTCGGCGCCCCGACCATCACCAATGACGGCGTCACAATCGCCAAGGACATCGAGCTCGATGAGCCGTTCGAGAACATCGGCGCCCAGCTCGCGAAAGAGATCGCGTCGAAGACGAACGACATCGCAGGCGACGGCACGACGACCGCGACGGTGCTCGGACAGGCGATCGTGCACGAGGGACTGAAGAACGTCGCGGCGGGTGCAAATCCCATGGCGCTCAAGCGCGGGATCGAGGCGGCCAGCCAGGCCGTCGTCGCGCAGTTGAAGAAGAACGCCAAGCCGGTGACGACGCGCGAGCAGAGCGCGCAGGTCGCATCGATTTCAGCCGCCGACGCGACGATCGGCGAGCTGATCGGCGAAGTGATGGAGAAGGTGGGCAAGGACGGCGTCGTCACCGTCGAAGAATCGAAGGGCATCACGACGGAAGTCGAGTATGTCGAAGGCATGGCGTTCGACCGTGGCTACATCAGCCCGTACTTCGTGACCAACAGCGAGAAGATGGAAGCGGAGCTCGACGAGCCGTACATCCTGATCACCGACAAGAAGATCTCCGCGGTGACGGACATTCTCCCCATGCTCGAGCGACTGCTGCAGGTGAGCAAGAACCTGCTGATCATCGCGGACGACGTCGAAGGCGAAGCGCTGGCGACGCTCGCCGTGAATAAGTTGCGCGGCACCATCAACGTCGTCGCCGTCAAGGCGCCGGGCTTCGGCGACCGCCGCAAGGACAACCTGGGCGACGTCGCCGCGCTTACCGGCGCCACGCTGATTAGCGAGGAACTGGGCCGCAAGCTCGACGCCGTGCAGGTCGAAGACCTCGGCCGCGCCCGCCGCGTGATCATCTCCAAGGAGAACACGACGATTATCGAGGGGCGCGGCAAGCCCAAGGACGGCGAGGCACGCGTGAAGCAGATCAAGGCTGCGCTCGAGACGACCACGTCGGACTGGGACCGCGAGAAGCTGCAGGAGCGCCTCGGCAAGATCGCCGGCAGCGTCGCGGTCATCAAGGTTGGCGCCGCCACGGAAGTCGAATTGAAGGAAAAGAAGCACCGCGTCGAGGACGCCCTGTCGGCCACCCGCGCGGCCGTCGAGGAGGGCATCGTCTCGGGCGGAGGCGTCGCGTTGATCAACGCGCAGGCCGCGCTCGAAAAGCTCGACCTGACCGGCGACGAGGCGACGGGTGCCCGCATCCTGCGCCGCGCGCTCGAAGAGCCGCTGCGCCGCATCGCGACGAACGCCGGCAAGGACGGCTCGGTGATCGTCGAGCAGGTCAAGAAGCTGAAGCTCGGCGAGGGGTACGACGCATCGCTTGACGAGTTCGGCAACATGATGACCAAGGGCATCATCGACCCGCTGAAGGTGACGCGCGCCGCGCTCGAAAACGCGATCTCGATCGCCGGCATGGTGCTCACGACAAACTGTCTGGTGACGGATCTGCCCGAGAAGAACGGCGCAGGCATGGGCGCCGGCGCACCGCCGCCCATGTACTAG
- a CDS encoding alpha-hydroxy acid oxidase, with amino-acid sequence MPDAHNLRDFEELARACMEPGQFAYYAGGSGDEVTLRDNESAFARRRLRPRVLVDVSQIDTATTLLGQAVTMPVGIAPTAQHGLAHPEGECATVRAASRAGALYVASTQSTRPIEEIGAADGGPFWFQLYVQDNTGPRTEALIRRAESAGCTAIALTVDLAVPGRRERELRALLDTSVLRPGNFPDAPAAAPPPVTLTWSDVTWLRATTKLPIILKGIMTGEDARLAVEHGVDAVWVSNHGGRQLDRASASIDVLEEIVDAVAGNAEVYLDGGVRRGSDVVTALALGARAVFVGRPILYALACGGQEGVTLALDLMAAEVRYSMSLLGTPSISDITRAHVV; translated from the coding sequence GTGCCTGACGCCCACAACCTGCGAGACTTTGAGGAACTGGCACGGGCCTGCATGGAGCCTGGCCAGTTCGCCTATTACGCCGGCGGCTCCGGCGACGAAGTCACCCTCCGCGACAACGAGTCCGCGTTCGCCCGGCGCCGCCTGCGCCCCCGCGTACTCGTGGACGTCTCGCAGATCGACACGGCGACCACGCTGCTCGGACAAGCGGTGACCATGCCGGTCGGCATCGCGCCGACTGCACAGCACGGGCTGGCGCACCCTGAAGGCGAGTGCGCCACCGTCCGTGCGGCCAGCCGCGCAGGCGCGCTCTATGTGGCGTCCACCCAGTCCACGCGTCCGATCGAGGAGATCGGCGCTGCTGACGGCGGGCCGTTCTGGTTCCAACTCTACGTGCAGGACAACACCGGACCGCGCACCGAAGCGCTGATTCGCCGCGCCGAATCGGCCGGATGTACCGCCATCGCGCTGACTGTCGACCTCGCCGTGCCCGGCCGGCGCGAACGCGAGCTGCGCGCTCTCCTGGATACGTCTGTCCTGCGGCCTGGCAACTTCCCGGATGCGCCCGCCGCGGCGCCGCCGCCCGTCACGTTGACGTGGAGCGACGTGACCTGGCTCCGCGCCACGACGAAGCTCCCCATCATCCTCAAGGGCATCATGACGGGCGAGGATGCGCGACTCGCCGTCGAGCACGGCGTGGACGCCGTGTGGGTGTCGAACCATGGCGGCCGCCAGCTCGATCGCGCATCCGCATCGATCGATGTGCTCGAAGAGATCGTGGATGCCGTCGCCGGTAATGCAGAGGTCTATCTCGATGGCGGCGTGCGCCGCGGCAGCGATGTCGTGACCGCGCTGGCGCTCGGCGCGCGTGCCGTCTTTGTTGGCCGGCCAATTCTGTACGCGCTCGCCTGCGGCGGCCAGGAGGGCGTCACGCTCGCGCTCGACCTGATGGCCGCCGAAGTGCGCTACTCCATGTCACTGCTAGGGACGCCGTCGATCTCAGACATCACTCGCGCCCACGTCGTGTGA
- a CDS encoding zf-TFIIB domain-containing protein has protein sequence MRCPRCKTSLEGETADGIAVERCPNCNGRWLDHNELTQLEATVESDEAWRAGMIEWAKAPSNLLCPACGKPMTTFDYRGEGVHLDVCRAQHGYWLDRGEASDVRDAMDERVEDLERANKAEVEWGALMYKMRNPSWLDRLMEFLRG, from the coding sequence ATGAGATGTCCACGCTGCAAAACGTCACTCGAAGGAGAGACGGCTGACGGGATAGCGGTCGAGCGGTGCCCGAACTGCAATGGCCGCTGGCTCGACCACAACGAACTCACGCAACTTGAGGCAACGGTCGAGTCCGATGAGGCGTGGCGCGCGGGCATGATCGAGTGGGCGAAGGCGCCGAGTAACCTACTGTGTCCCGCCTGCGGCAAGCCGATGACCACGTTCGACTACCGCGGCGAGGGCGTCCACCTCGACGTGTGCCGCGCCCAACACGGCTATTGGCTCGATCGCGGCGAGGCGAGTGACGTGCGCGACGCCATGGACGAGCGTGTCGAGGATCTGGAGCGTGCGAATAAGGCGGAGGTGGAGTGGGGCGCGCTCATGTACAAGATGCGGAACCCATCCTGGCTAGATCGCCTGATGGAATTCTTGCGGGGGTGA